One Flavobacteriales bacterium genomic window, CCACCTGCTGGCTCCTGCTGGCTCGGTACTGGTAGTCCAGATAATACGGTATGGTATACTGTGACTCCCACCAATACAGGACCTCACTTGGTATCCTTGGATAATGAACCGGATAATCCGGATTCCCAAGTGCAGATATTCCAAGGAACTTGTGGGTCATTTACCGAGATCGGGTGTGGTGAGGATGATGGAACTAATAATACTCTTGCCGCAATGGCCAGCGCTACTTTGACTGCAGGAACGACCTATTACATCCGGGTGGACCTCTACGGTACAGCTACTGGACCTTTCTGTATTAATGTGGATTACACGCCTCTACCAGAAAATGATTGCATTTTCTCTGCAGTCGATATCACTACGCTGATCGATCCTGTGGGAATCACCAATCCATTCGATTGTGAATACGACTATGTCTACAATCGTCCAGGAACAACGGAAGACGACCCTACGTACCAGCCCTTGAAGAACGAAGGGGTACGAGGTTGCAATGGTCTGGACCTCCTCTTGGATACCAATGATGTCTTCCACGATATATGGTTCAAATTCACGGTCTCCTCGGCACTTTCTCCTCCCACCATCCTCCATGCCTTTCCACAAGGAAATGCACTACTGGTCATGGGGCTTTATGAGGGGACACCTACGGGAGTCTGTGGAACAGACAGTATTAGCGGCCTGACCCAGATCGATTGTTCGGCCGGAGATGTTCTCGGAGCTCCTCCGGGTAATGAAGCTGGTAGCGGAAGGGATGAGGCTCCCTGTAATACACCGGTGCACCCTAGATTGAATATCGGACTTCTCCCAGCTGGTACTTATTACCTCCGATTCTGGGACTTCGGTGGATTCGATCCTCCGGGTAATGCGACTTTCAACCTCTGTGCTGAATCCGCCATACCTCGACCCAATACATCGGATGATTGTCCTTCAGGTCCTAATACCGGATACATGGGCTCGGATTTCAATGCGAGTGGATCATGGACTTATAATGGATTGAGCAATGCTGGTATGATAGGAAATGGCTATAGTCCAGCTACAGCAGGAGAGAATCCGGCTTGTACAGGGGTACGTCCTAACGAACCTGTTCTAGGGTCCACACCGGCCGGTGATGCGGATGAAGGATGTACAGGTTCCTACGTCAGTTATGTAGGAGGAATCAACAATATCATGAATGTGACTTCCATCCACTCATTCTCGGTGAACAGTTGCTTGAGCAATCTTCCTACCTGTGTGATCACATTCGACAATGTCACTACAGGAGGTACACCTGGCAATGTGGCTCAGGTCCAGGTCATGGAGCCTGGTAACTGCTCAGGAAGTACGCAGACCATCATGAATTTCTCGAGTGATGCATCATGCTTCCGACTGAGACCTACTGGAAATGCCCCATTGCCCAATGGCACCTATTACATAGTAATTGATGGTCAGGATGGTCAGCTGATAGAATATGATCTGACCATTGAGTTGACCTATCCGGCTCCACAATCACCTGATTGTCCTTCTGTACTGCCTATCGATCTAGTGTACTTCGAAGCCATTCCCATGGAAGACGTAGTCAAGACGGTATGGAGCACGGCCAGTGAGATATCCAATGATTATTTCACTGTTTTCCGAAGCGAAGATGGGATGACCTTTGAAGAGATCGGAAGAGTCGATGGAGCAGGTAACTCGAGTGAGATCCTTGAGTACTCCTACAAAGATCCTGATCCGATACGCGGACTATCCTACTATAAGCTGCGCCAGACGGATGAAGATGGAACCTTCAAGGATTCCGATCTAGCGAGCGTGTATTTCAATCCGGGCAGTTCATCGGTCGTAACGGTGCATCCGAATCCGTCCAAGGACTTCTTCAATTTCAGTGTGGCTGAGGTAGGGAAGTACTATGATTTGACCATTGCATCTCCAACCGGTATCGTGGTCAAAGACGTGGCTAATGTCCGCACCTCGGTCTACCGATTGGATGTGAGCGATCTGGATCAAGGAGTATACATATATCGTGTACTTGCTGAGAATGGTCAGCAACATCAAGGAAGACTCATAGTAGAGTAAAATCAGAATTAAATTCAAAGAATCCGGCTGGTCCACATCTATGGACAAGGGCCGGTATGTCTCATAGATAGTCGATCCATACCCCTGAATACATATTTCATATGATCAAATACATATACTCTTCGCTCTTCGTTCTTTCCATCTGCTTCTGCTCTATTGCGCAGCAATTCGACTGGGCCAATCAGATAGGGGGCGAGGGATTTGAGATCGCCAATGGCGTGACTGTGGATGCTGAAGGCAGTGTATTGACGATAGGTAGCTATCAAGGTACGATAGACACCGACCCCGGACCCGGAACATTCGAGCTAAGTAATTCAGGGTTTGATGATGTATTCATCAGTAAGGTAGATGCCGATGGGCAATTCCTATGGGCCAAGAAATTCGGTGGGAGTTCATTCGATGTGGGATATGATGTGGTCACAGATGGGGACGGAAATGTCTATACCACAGGGTATTTTTCAGAGACGATAGATTTCGACCCGGGTGCAGGTACCTTCAATATGACATCAGGAGGGCTCTATGATTGTTTCATAAGTAAACTGGATAGTGACGGGAACTTCGTATGGGCCAAGCAATTCACTGGTGCTCAATTCGAGATAGGCTACGCGCTGACCTTGGACAATGATGGGAATATAATTCTGACAGGGGCCTTCAATGGTGAGGCTGATTTCGATCCGGGTAGCGGTACGTCCACACTGACTCCTGCTGGAGGCTATGATGCATTTGTGGCCAAACTCAATGCAGATGGGAATTTTATCTGGGCCGGACGACTAGGCGGATCGGTAGATGATGAAGGACATGATGTGGTGGTGGATGCAAGTGGTGCAATCTATACCACTGGATTTTTCTGGGGTCTAGCAGATTTCGATCCCAGTGCTGCAGTTTCCAATCTGACCTCTGCTGGTAACTTCGATATCTACGTCCATAAACTAGCTGCAGATGGATCATTCCAATGGGCCAAGCAAATGGGTGGTGATGGAGAGGATCAAGGCCGTGGTATTGCCTTGGATGCGGATGGGAGTATTCTATTGACGGGATATTTCTCCAATACCAGCGATTTCGATCCCGGTGCAGCCAATTTCGACCTCAGTTCAGAGGGAGTCTATGATGCTTTTGTGACCAAGTTGGACAATTCAGGTGCATTCACTTGGGCCAAGTCCTTTGGAAGCTTCGGAGAGGATATCAGTTTTTCAGTAGATGTAGATGGGAGCGGACAAGTCTATCTCTGCGGAAGTTTCGAGTTCGGCATCGATGCCGATCCAGGAGATGGGGCTACATTCCTTATAGCTAATGGAGGTGAAGACGCTTTCCAGAGCATACTGGATTCCAGTGGGGAATTCGTTTGGGCGGCACAGATAGGAGGGGGTTCCGATGACCGCGCTATCAGCATACAACTCGATGAGAACAATGCCATCTATACGACCGGTTATTTCGAACAGACAGCCGACTTCGATCCGA contains:
- a CDS encoding T9SS type A sorting domain-containing protein, whose amino-acid sequence is MIRHLLTLHVILMSIAGFAQPANDNCANAIALTVDAACTAGNTIGATTELGEPSPACWDLLGPENQTLWYTFTTSVAGVYQVSLDNDPNPDSQVQVYSGTCGALTPVACSEDDGVDNSFAAIATVNATALTTYYVQMDLWAVDGGAFCIDVAYVPPPANDDCANAISLTVDAACTTGSNAAASVEIGEPAAACWATVPDQTVWYTFTTGAAGDYRVSLDNLPETDSQVQVLSGACGALTPVTGGCNEDGGTSNLDAAVTTVTLAPLTTYYVQVDVNGSDNGRPFCIEVTRVVTATNDDCANAIALTVDAPCTPGTNVGSSTELGEPPAGSCWLGTGSPDNTVWYTVTPTNTGPHLVSLDNEPDNPDSQVQIFQGTCGSFTEIGCGEDDGTNNTLAAMASATLTAGTTYYIRVDLYGTATGPFCINVDYTPLPENDCIFSAVDITTLIDPVGITNPFDCEYDYVYNRPGTTEDDPTYQPLKNEGVRGCNGLDLLLDTNDVFHDIWFKFTVSSALSPPTILHAFPQGNALLVMGLYEGTPTGVCGTDSISGLTQIDCSAGDVLGAPPGNEAGSGRDEAPCNTPVHPRLNIGLLPAGTYYLRFWDFGGFDPPGNATFNLCAESAIPRPNTSDDCPSGPNTGYMGSDFNASGSWTYNGLSNAGMIGNGYSPATAGENPACTGVRPNEPVLGSTPAGDADEGCTGSYVSYVGGINNIMNVTSIHSFSVNSCLSNLPTCVITFDNVTTGGTPGNVAQVQVMEPGNCSGSTQTIMNFSSDASCFRLRPTGNAPLPNGTYYIVIDGQDGQLIEYDLTIELTYPAPQSPDCPSVLPIDLVYFEAIPMEDVVKTVWSTASEISNDYFTVFRSEDGMTFEEIGRVDGAGNSSEILEYSYKDPDPIRGLSYYKLRQTDEDGTFKDSDLASVYFNPGSSSVVTVHPNPSKDFFNFSVAEVGKYYDLTIASPTGIVVKDVANVRTSVYRLDVSDLDQGVYIYRVLAENGQQHQGRLIVE